The sequence TTTCCCTCTTACGATGTGCATTTGCATTTTTGTTTTATTCTTATTCTTCATAATTATGGCAGATAAGGCTGCAGCAAATGATTTGGAACACTCAAGAGATAAATGCCAGATTCAACAAATCAAATCACTTGGATCGGAAGGATATGGTCAGTACCAAGTACAATGTTGTTGTCTTGTTTACATTTGGCATATATATAGCAAAATGTTTCCTGAATTGCTCTTTTTTCTTTGATCACACACTCGTCATGCAGATCATGTTCCCTATTCTAGAGAACTTAGACAGAGCAAATCTTGTATCAGCGAACCACTACTGGCTTTTCAATGTCAATATTAGGGACCGCAGGTTCGAGGTGTTCGATTCATGGAGGAGCCTGGCACAGAGCAAAACTCTTGACGACAACGCTAGATTGATTGCTGTAACAGTGCGTTCATTGTGGGACCAACACTACCATGAATCACGCGTAAGCTTGGATGATTTTCGCTTGAAGGAAATTGATGTTCCAAAACAAGATAATGAGTGAGTTCCTTTCATTGATTCTCCATCACAGAAACATGTCTTCTTCGTGCTTCTATATATGCTTTTTCATAAAATGTCCAGAAGTTCACACCcatgttttttttatgtttttgcAAGTTATGATTGCGGCATTTTCACTTCGACAATAGCGAGTGTGTGGAAAGCAAGGAACTTGCCAAACTTCGGTCCGAAAGACATCCCCAACATCAGGAAGAACATCACGAGTTCTTTAATTAACACAGTTGCCAAGAAAGCACCATGGCAGGCTATTTTGAAGCTTTGACTTGGTACAGGTTTGTCACACAGCACCATATATTTCTTTAGCATTAATAAGATAGCTTGTAGTACCTTTTTAAAAAAATTACACTGTCAAGTTATTGTCCAACTTATTGTCTTGAAAAAAGAAGGAATCAAAGACCCAAACACCAAGACAGGAATTAGTACAAAGGTCACAAAAATTAAATATTACATCTCATACGGCACAAGAGTTGCCTGACATCCAAGCTTAAATTGTCTAACACCCATATATGGTTGCCTAACATGGGGTGGGGGGTGGTTGGGTGTGGTGGGGGTTATGATCTATGGTAATCGCAGAAGAAGACATGAATTCTAGTTCTTGATTTAGGAAGAGTTTGCCCCAAACTCCAAGACAGGAATCTAGTTGCTGTCATCtattttttccttcttcaaaccaAACGACCAGGGCAATTTGCTGCATTGTGTTCAGATGAATCGCAG comes from Triticum aestivum cultivar Chinese Spring chromosome 5B, IWGSC CS RefSeq v2.1, whole genome shotgun sequence and encodes:
- the LOC123113922 gene encoding uncharacterized protein; translation: MNKFERRIIKPPACKRSPFVDYNENRLSNCTPAVNRLYAAVLLHARLSEEESGPEDMSPTIVDYGGYHVSLRELAGSMKKTGHVKSHVFELIIDAIMRDLPANSKKIIMPVRFLIRLQQMIWNTQEINARFNKSNHLDRKDMIMFPILENLDRANLVSANHYWLFNVNIRDRRFEVFDSWRSLAQSKTLDDNARLIAVTVRSLWDQHYHESRVSLDDFRLKEIDVPKQDNDYDCGIFTSTIASVWKARNLPNFGPKDIPNIRKNITSSLINTVAKKAPWQAILKL